The genomic region CCGTCCAAGGCCTTCGAGGCCAAGGACGGTGAAGATCTCAAAAACCCGATTTCCAGTAGACCGTAAGGCTGCTCCGCTTAAGTGAACAGCATTACGCAAATTGCGGGGCTTTTTCGTGAAACAGGGCTAGACGCTCTGAAATTCAGGTGGTACATTCGGCCCCGCACTGGTTTCTCCACTGCCCCCTGCAAGCCGTCGCCGACGCTCTCCTTTTCGATTAGTACGCGATCCTGTCGCCTTCTCTGCGGCGCGGCCTCATTAAGCCAAAAGCTTAATTTCCCCCCCTCCATAAATGATTACGTCATTCCTATATGAATCTGACTGAACTCAAGCAAAAGCCGATTACCGAACTGCTCGAATTGGCCGAACAGATGGGCATAGAAAATATGGCCCGTTCGCGCAAGCAGGACGTGATTTTCTCCCTGCTGAAAAAGCACGCGAAAAGCGGCGAGGAAATCTCCGGTGATGGCGTGCTGGAGATTCTCCAGGACGGCTTCGGCTTCCTCCGCTCTGCAGACGCTTCCTATCTCGCCGGCCCAGACGATATCTACGTCTCGCCGAGCCAGATCCGTCGCTTCAACTTGCGCACCGGTGACACCATCGTTGGCAAGATCCGCCCTCCAAAGGAAGGCGAGCGTTATTTCGCCCTGCTCAAGGTCGACACGATCAACTACGATCGTCCCGAGAACGCGAAAAACAAGATTCTCTTCGAGAACCTGACCCCGCTGTTCCCGACCGTGCGCATGAAGATGGAAGCCGGTAACGGTTCCACCGAAGACTTGACCGGTCGTGTCATCGACCTGTGCGCCCCGATCGGCAAAGGCCAGCGCGGCCTGATCGTGGCCCCGCCGAAAGCCGGTAAGACCATCATGCTGCAGAACATCGCAGCGAACATCGCCCGTAACAATCCTGAAGTTCACCTGATCGTGTTGCTGATCGATGAGCGTCCGGAAGAAGTAACCGAAATGCAGCGCACCGTGCGCGGCGAAGTGGTTGCCTCGACGTTCGATGAGCCACCAACCCGCCACGTGCAGGTTGCCGAAATGGTGATCGAGAAGGCCAAGCGGCTGGTCGAACACAAGAAAGACGTGGTGATCCTGCTCGACTCCATCACCCGTCTGGCCCGTGCCTACAACACCGTGATCCCAAGCTCCGGCAAGGTGCTCACCGGTGGTGTCGATGCCCACGCCCTGGAGAAACCGAAACGTTTCTTCGGTGCCGCGCGGAATATCGAAGAAGGCGGCTCGCTGACCATCATCGCCACCGCGCTGGTTGAAACCGGCTCGAAGATGGATGAAGTGATCTACGAAGAGTTCAAGGGTACCGGCAACATGGAACTGCCTTTGGACCGCCGTATCGCTGAAAAGCGTGTGTTCCCGGCTATCAACATCAACCGTTCCGGCACACGTCGCGAAGAGTTGCTGACCGCCGATGACGAACTGCAGCGCATGTGGATCCTGCGCAAGCTGCTGCACCCGATGGACGAAGTGGCTGCCATCGAGTTCCTGATTGACAAGCTGAAAACCACCAAGACCAACGACGAGTTCTTCCTGTCGATGAAGCGCAAGTAACACGACGCTTCGGTCAAAAAGGATGGCGCCCCATGGGGCGCCATTTTTTTTGTTTCTGGAAAAGGAGGTTTGGCTTTAGTGTGTGTCTGTTTAGAAACAAATTCGCGTGTGTGACTACACTCGCTGTCCATCCGATCAGGCAAATTACAAGATTTTATGACCATTCTCGCTTATCGCAGGGACATTGACGGCCTGCGTGCCATAGCTGTGCTCGCTGTTGTGCTGTTTCATTTTGGTGTACCGGGCTTTACCGGCGGCTTTGTCGGCGTCGACGTGTTTTTCGTGATCTCCGGCTACTTGATCACCTCGATCATCTGGCGCGAGCGTGAGGCCGGCCGTTTCAGTTTTGTCAGCTTCTGGGCCCGTCGAGCGCGGCGCATCCTGCCGGCACTGTTCGTGATGATGCTCGGCACGCTGGTGGTGGGCTGGTTTCTGCTGGCGCCCAAGGATTACAGCGAGTTGGGGCGCTCGATACATAACCAGGTGGTGTTTATCTCCAACCTGTTTTTCATGCGCCAGGACGGTTACTTTGATGTGGCTTCCGATATCAAGCCGTTGCTGCATACCTGGTCATTATCGGTTGAAGAACAGTTCTACATCCTCTTCCCACTGCTGCTGACACTGCTGTCGAGCCGGCTCAAATATTGGCGTACGGCGCTGTTCGTGTTGCTACTGGTGTCGTTCGGCATGAGTACATGGGCGGTGGCCCACTCTCCGGAAAGAGCCTTTTTCCTGCTGCAGATGCGTGCCTGGGAGCTGTTGGCGGGCGCAATGCTGGCCGTGATGCCGGTACGCGAGTACCGCGCGAGCCCGGCCTTGGCGCAGGCCGTCAGCCTTGCCGGCCTCGGCCTGATCCTGCTGGCGGTCTTCGCGTATGACCCGAGCACGCCGTTTCCCGGCGCCGCAGCGCTGTTGCCAGTGGTGGGCGTGGTCTGCCTGATTTGGGCCAACGGCCAGCAAACTACTCTGACGAGCAAGCTGCTGGGTAGCCGCTTGCTGGTGGGGATTGGCCTGATCTCCTACTCCTGGTACCTGTGGCACTGGCCGGTGTACGTGTTTGGCAAGTACGCCAGTGTCGACGGGCTGGGCACGTGGGAGCTTGGTGCACTGTTTGTGTTGAGCCTGGTGCTGGGTTATGCGTCCTGGCGGTTTGTCGAGGCCCCGTTCCGTGAGCGTCGGCTGTTGGCAGGACGCAAGCAAATCCTGGTGGCGGCGGGTATCGCGTTGCTTGGGGTGGGACTGCTCGGCAAAGGCCTGGTCTTGACGAAGGGCTTGCCTTGGCGCCTGTCGCCCGAGGCGCTGCAATTTGCCCAGGCGCGCGAGTGGAGCCCGGACCTTATGGCCTGCCTGGTGGATGGTGGGAAAAATCGCCATCATGGATTTTGTCATTTCGGACCTCAGTCCGCGCCGACACGCGCGCTGGTCTGGGGCGATAGCCATGCCACGGCGCTGGTTCCGGCATTGCAAGACGGCGCGAGCAAATACGGTGTCAGCGTCACTCAGGCAGGGTATGCCGGCTGCCTGCCGTTTAATCGCAAGGAAAGCGTTCCAGGTTGCTTGAGCTTTAACCAGCGAGTCACCCAACTGCTGGGTCAGGAAACCTTTAGCGACGTAGTACTGGCAGCGCGCTGGAGCCTTTATGTCTATGGGCAGCTCGATGGCGACACCGAGGCTTCACTGCTCAACCCGGCGACCGGTACTTATGATCGTGCTATCGCCGAGCAGCGCTTCGCCGAAAGCGTGCGCGCCCTTGTGCAGCAATTGCGCGCCAGCGGCCATCGGGTGTGGCTGGTCAAGGAAGTCCCGCTGCAGGAATTCAGTCCGCCTTACCGCCTCAGCCGGTTGGCGATGCTCGGTCGGCCCACCGACAAAGAAGGCATGCCCCTGGCTGAGCACCTTCAGCGTCAGGCCTATATCAGTCAGGTATTCGAGCAAATCGCGGCGGCGGATCCCGGGGTAAAGGTAATGGATCCGGCGCCCAAGCTATGCAGTGCGAATGACTGGTGTCGCGTGGAACTGGACGGTCAGTCGCTGTACACCGACGACAATCACCTCTCGGCGGTCGGTTCGCGGTATGTCGAGGCGTTCCTTGAACCGTTGTTCAAGGCCTTGCGCAATGAAACCCAGGCCTCGGCTCTTTGAGTCATTGTCGTCGGCAATGCTGCTCAATAAGCTGCCAGCGACCGTAAGAGCAGGTAGGATGTACGCCTATTTTACGGGTGGCATGGTTAATGAAATTCAAGGATCTTCGGGATTTCGTGCAGCAACTTGAGCAGCGCGGAGAGTTGAAACGTATCCAGGTGCCGATTTCCCCGGTCCTGGAGATGACTGAGATTTGCGACCGCACCTTGCGTAACAAGGGCCCGGCGCTGCTGTTCGAAAACCCGGTGGGCTTTGATATCCCGGTACTCGGCAACCTGTTCGGCACCCCCGACCGCGTTGCGTTCGGCATGGGCGCCGAGTCCGTCAGCGAACTGCGGGAGATCGGCAAGCTGCTGGCCTTCCTCAAGGAGCCCGAGCCACCCAAGGGTCTGAAGGACGCCTGGTCGAAGCTGCCCATCTTCCGCAAGATCATCGCCATGGCCCCCAAGGTCGTGAAAGACGCGGTCTGCCAGGAAGTGGTCATCGAAGGCGATGACGTCGACCTCGGCATGCTCCCCGTGCAGACCTGTTGGCCTGGGGACG from Pseudomonas yamanorum harbors:
- the rho gene encoding transcription termination factor Rho is translated as MNLTELKQKPITELLELAEQMGIENMARSRKQDVIFSLLKKHAKSGEEISGDGVLEILQDGFGFLRSADASYLAGPDDIYVSPSQIRRFNLRTGDTIVGKIRPPKEGERYFALLKVDTINYDRPENAKNKILFENLTPLFPTVRMKMEAGNGSTEDLTGRVIDLCAPIGKGQRGLIVAPPKAGKTIMLQNIAANIARNNPEVHLIVLLIDERPEEVTEMQRTVRGEVVASTFDEPPTRHVQVAEMVIEKAKRLVEHKKDVVILLDSITRLARAYNTVIPSSGKVLTGGVDAHALEKPKRFFGAARNIEEGGSLTIIATALVETGSKMDEVIYEEFKGTGNMELPLDRRIAEKRVFPAININRSGTRREELLTADDELQRMWILRKLLHPMDEVAAIEFLIDKLKTTKTNDEFFLSMKRK
- a CDS encoding acyltransferase family protein, which codes for MTILAYRRDIDGLRAIAVLAVVLFHFGVPGFTGGFVGVDVFFVISGYLITSIIWREREAGRFSFVSFWARRARRILPALFVMMLGTLVVGWFLLAPKDYSELGRSIHNQVVFISNLFFMRQDGYFDVASDIKPLLHTWSLSVEEQFYILFPLLLTLLSSRLKYWRTALFVLLLVSFGMSTWAVAHSPERAFFLLQMRAWELLAGAMLAVMPVREYRASPALAQAVSLAGLGLILLAVFAYDPSTPFPGAAALLPVVGVVCLIWANGQQTTLTSKLLGSRLLVGIGLISYSWYLWHWPVYVFGKYASVDGLGTWELGALFVLSLVLGYASWRFVEAPFRERRLLAGRKQILVAAGIALLGVGLLGKGLVLTKGLPWRLSPEALQFAQAREWSPDLMACLVDGGKNRHHGFCHFGPQSAPTRALVWGDSHATALVPALQDGASKYGVSVTQAGYAGCLPFNRKESVPGCLSFNQRVTQLLGQETFSDVVLAARWSLYVYGQLDGDTEASLLNPATGTYDRAIAEQRFAESVRALVQQLRASGHRVWLVKEVPLQEFSPPYRLSRLAMLGRPTDKEGMPLAEHLQRQAYISQVFEQIAAADPGVKVMDPAPKLCSANDWCRVELDGQSLYTDDNHLSAVGSRYVEAFLEPLFKALRNETQASAL